In one window of Aceticella autotrophica DNA:
- a CDS encoding nicotinate phosphoribosyltransferase, whose protein sequence is MKNIRHLNDINDIKISENRLFYSATHEEIKSGATTDVYFLRTQDILEHLGIQDKVVTAEIFARKSGVFVGVNEVINLLRDKNIEIWSLEEGDIFEPKETVMRIKGPYSEFGIYETVLLGIISSSCGWATAARKIKEVVKDKPLLCFGARHVHPSVAPVMERAALIGGADDASCILGAKFQGKEPKGTVPHAAFLIAGDTLEIAKAYRDITPESEKLTILVDTFKDEIEESLRVAEFLKDRLYGIRLDTPSERGGVTPNLVYELRQRLNQRGFENVKIIVSGGLTPERIVELSQSGADAFGVGSYISDAQPIDMTMDIKEVEGKPTAKRGRIPGEIENKRLKKFK, encoded by the coding sequence ATGAAGAATATCAGACATCTCAATGATATAAATGATATTAAAATTAGTGAAAATAGATTGTTTTATTCTGCCACACATGAGGAAATTAAAAGCGGAGCAACAACCGATGTATATTTTTTAAGAACACAGGATATATTAGAACATCTTGGCATTCAGGATAAAGTAGTAACAGCAGAAATATTTGCAAGAAAAAGCGGAGTTTTTGTTGGCGTAAATGAAGTAATAAATTTGCTAAGGGATAAAAATATTGAAATATGGTCCTTAGAAGAAGGAGATATCTTCGAACCAAAAGAAACGGTAATGAGGATAAAAGGACCTTACAGTGAATTTGGTATATATGAAACAGTTTTATTAGGTATTATTTCCAGTTCTTGTGGTTGGGCAACTGCGGCAAGAAAAATTAAGGAAGTTGTTAAAGACAAACCGCTTCTTTGTTTTGGCGCGAGGCATGTACATCCATCCGTAGCACCGGTAATGGAAAGAGCTGCCTTGATTGGAGGCGCAGATGATGCCAGCTGTATATTGGGAGCAAAATTTCAGGGTAAAGAGCCCAAAGGAACCGTACCACATGCTGCTTTTTTAATAGCCGGCGATACCTTGGAAATCGCAAAAGCTTATAGAGATATAACACCTGAAAGTGAAAAATTAACAATACTTGTTGATACATTTAAGGATGAAATCGAGGAATCATTAAGGGTTGCAGAATTTTTAAAGGACAGGTTATATGGAATAAGGCTTGATACACCTTCGGAAAGAGGGGGGGTCACACCAAATCTTGTTTATGAATTGAGGCAAAGGCTTAATCAAAGAGGTTTTGAAAATGTAAAAATCATAGTATCAGGTGGTTTAACACCGGAAAGAATTGTTGAACTCTCACAAAGCGGGGCTGATGCCTTTGGTGTTGGAAGTTATATATCTGATGCACAGCCTATTGATATGACGATGGATATAAAAGAGGTTGAAGGTAAGCCAACTGCCAAGAGGGGAAGGATACCGGGGGAAATAGAGAATAAAAGATTAAAGAAATTCAAGTAA
- a CDS encoding IS30 family transposase: MSQYDNIIELRKYKHLTAKERYKIEILLKEGLKPYEIAQRMGRGTRTIEREVNRGKVRLLNSDLTYREEYCADAGQRIYNENAKNKGPGLKIGKDHKLVKYIENKIIKENYSPDAVIGEIKKKKIKFKAQICTKTLYNYIDRGDVFLKLTNKDLPVKKEGKKRDYKKIKIPHKNLKGTSIEERQPEVDNRKEYGHWEMDCVVGKREGKGAVLLVLSERSIREEIIIKMPAKTQESVIASLDRLERKYGKAFKEKFKTITVDNGSEFLDYEGIERSIKYKEEKRVKLYYAHPYSSWERGTNENINKLIRRFIPKGMDISKISNARIKYIENWINSYPRRIFGYKSAKDMMTA; encoded by the coding sequence ATGAGTCAATATGATAATATCATAGAATTGAGAAAATATAAACACCTTACAGCAAAAGAAAGATACAAAATAGAGATATTGCTGAAGGAAGGACTAAAACCTTATGAAATTGCACAACGAATGGGAAGAGGGACCAGGACAATTGAAAGAGAAGTAAATAGAGGGAAGGTAAGACTTCTAAATTCTGATTTAACATATAGAGAAGAGTACTGTGCAGATGCAGGACAGCGCATATATAATGAAAATGCAAAGAATAAAGGACCTGGTCTAAAGATAGGGAAAGACCATAAACTGGTTAAATATATAGAAAACAAGATAATCAAAGAAAATTACTCACCTGATGCAGTAATTGGAGAGATAAAAAAAAAGAAAATAAAATTTAAAGCCCAAATATGTACAAAGACATTATATAACTATATAGATCGGGGTGATGTATTTCTAAAACTTACAAATAAAGATCTTCCCGTAAAAAAAGAAGGAAAAAAGAGAGACTATAAGAAAATAAAAATACCACATAAAAATCTTAAAGGAACAAGCATTGAAGAAAGACAACCAGAGGTAGATAACAGAAAAGAATATGGGCACTGGGAAATGGATTGTGTTGTAGGAAAACGAGAAGGGAAAGGTGCGGTATTACTGGTATTAAGCGAAAGAAGCATACGAGAAGAAATCATTATTAAAATGCCGGCAAAGACGCAAGAATCAGTTATTGCATCACTTGACAGATTAGAAAGAAAATATGGAAAAGCATTTAAAGAGAAATTCAAAACAATAACGGTTGATAATGGCAGTGAATTCTTGGATTATGAAGGAATAGAAAGGTCTATAAAGTATAAAGAAGAGAAAAGAGTCAAATTGTATTATGCACATCCTTATAGCTCATGGGAGCGAGGGACAAACGAAAATATCAACAAACTAATAAGGCGGTTTATACCAAAAGGGATGGATATAAGCAAGATAAGCAATGCGAGGATAAAATACATAGAAAATTGGATAAACAGCTATCCAAGGAGGATATTTGGATATAAATCAGCAAAAGATATGATGACTGCATAA
- a CDS encoding SH3 domain-containing C40 family peptidase, translating to MNKKIGKLIFGVSVFGMTLIGSSMLTYVYAGELGSGIVTGNYVNIRTGNSTSYEVITQLNWNDTVTVLGQDNGWYHVRLSNGSEGWIFGKYLSLKSSGSNSSRGNIDRSFSARLIEYSKQFLGTRYVYGGSSPNGFDCSGFTQYVFGQFGIAIPRTADEQATVGTMVDFNNLAPGDLVFFRTLGSYTINHAGIYIGDGEFIHSSSGRGKVMISRIDSGYYYKNFAAARRVK from the coding sequence GTGAATAAGAAAATTGGGAAATTGATATTTGGAGTATCAGTCTTTGGCATGACACTTATCGGAAGTTCAATGCTTACATATGTATATGCCGGGGAACTTGGCAGTGGAATAGTAACAGGCAATTACGTGAACATAAGGACAGGCAATAGTACATCATATGAAGTTATAACACAATTAAACTGGAATGATACAGTAACCGTCTTAGGACAGGATAACGGCTGGTACCATGTCAGGCTTTCAAATGGCAGTGAAGGATGGATTTTTGGGAAATATCTTTCATTGAAATCATCAGGCAGCAATTCATCGAGAGGGAATATTGACAGAAGTTTTTCTGCAAGACTTATAGAATACAGCAAACAGTTTTTAGGGACAAGGTATGTTTATGGAGGTTCATCTCCCAATGGTTTTGATTGTTCAGGTTTTACACAATATGTTTTTGGGCAATTTGGTATTGCAATACCAAGAACTGCTGATGAACAAGCAACAGTAGGTACAATGGTCGATTTTAATAACCTTGCTCCAGGTGACCTTGTATTTTTCCGCACATTAGGAAGTTATACAATAAATCATGCAGGGATATACATAGGTGATGGAGAATTTATACATAGTTCTTCAGGCAGAGGGAAGGTAATGATTAGCCGTATTGATTCCGGTTATTATTATAAAAACTTTGCTGCTGCAAGAAGGGTTAAATAA
- the typA gene encoding translational GTPase TypA — protein MVSIREEIRNVAIIAHVDHGKTTLLDGMLKQSGIFRQNEKVEERVMDSNELERERGITILSKNTAIKYKGVKINIVDTPGHADFGGEVERVLKMADGVLLLVDAYEGPMPQTRFVLSKALELNLKPVVVINKIDRPDARPDEVIDEVLDLFIELGADDEQIEFPVVYASAREGIAKLKLEDTSSDLRPLFDTILKEIPAPKGELNGPLQLIVTTLDYDDYIGRIAIGKVIRGHIKAGETAAICKRDGTVQNVRISSLYQYEGLKRVQVNEALLGDIVAVSGISDIEIGETIADIENPEPLDFVHIEEPTISMTFGVNTSPFAGEDGKYITSRHIRDRLMKELETNVALKVEETETTEAFKVSGRGELHLSILIETMRREGYELQVSKPTVIMKEINGVKNEPIELLTIDVPEDFMGIVMEKLGSRKAELMDMHTLKPGTLRLKFKIPTRGLIGYRSEFLTDTKGNGIMTSILYGYEPYKGEIPIRLKGSLVAFESGITTTYGLYNAESRGRLFVGPGTKVYEGMVVGENARNEDIDVNVCKKKHVTNMRSATSDEALRLSTVSELSLEEALEFIENDELVEVTPKNVRIRKKILNSQQRYKSAKNR, from the coding sequence ATGGTTTCAATAAGAGAAGAAATACGCAATGTGGCGATAATTGCACATGTAGATCATGGAAAAACTACTTTACTTGATGGAATGCTGAAACAGAGCGGTATATTCAGGCAGAATGAGAAGGTCGAAGAAAGGGTAATGGACTCAAACGAACTTGAAAGGGAAAGAGGTATTACTATACTTTCAAAGAATACCGCAATTAAATATAAAGGTGTTAAAATAAATATTGTAGATACACCGGGACACGCAGATTTTGGCGGTGAAGTTGAAAGGGTATTGAAAATGGCGGATGGGGTTTTATTGCTTGTTGATGCATATGAAGGACCGATGCCTCAGACGAGATTTGTACTAAGTAAAGCACTTGAATTAAATCTAAAGCCGGTTGTGGTAATAAATAAGATTGATAGACCTGATGCAAGACCTGATGAGGTAATTGACGAGGTATTGGATTTGTTTATTGAACTTGGGGCAGATGATGAGCAAATTGAATTCCCGGTTGTATATGCCTCTGCAAGAGAAGGAATAGCAAAATTGAAATTGGAGGATACGTCTTCTGATTTAAGACCGCTTTTTGATACGATACTTAAGGAAATACCCGCTCCAAAAGGTGAATTAAATGGACCGTTACAGCTTATAGTAACGACTCTTGATTATGATGATTATATTGGCAGGATTGCAATAGGTAAAGTCATAAGAGGGCATATCAAAGCCGGTGAAACTGCTGCAATTTGTAAGAGAGATGGAACTGTTCAGAATGTAAGGATAAGCAGTCTTTATCAGTATGAAGGTTTGAAAAGGGTACAGGTAAATGAGGCTTTACTTGGTGATATAGTTGCAGTTTCCGGTATTAGCGATATAGAGATCGGCGAAACAATTGCAGATATAGAAAATCCTGAACCGCTTGATTTTGTCCATATAGAAGAACCAACGATATCTATGACTTTTGGGGTTAATACAAGTCCTTTTGCAGGTGAAGATGGGAAATATATTACATCAAGGCATATAAGAGATAGGCTGATGAAAGAACTTGAAACAAATGTTGCGCTTAAGGTTGAGGAAACCGAAACAACAGAAGCATTTAAGGTATCGGGACGCGGAGAACTGCATTTGTCAATATTAATTGAAACGATGAGGAGAGAAGGATACGAACTGCAGGTTTCAAAACCAACCGTAATAATGAAGGAAATTAATGGAGTAAAAAATGAGCCTATTGAACTTTTAACAATAGATGTTCCGGAAGATTTTATGGGTATTGTTATGGAGAAGCTTGGCTCAAGGAAAGCAGAATTAATGGATATGCACACATTAAAACCGGGAACCTTAAGGTTAAAATTTAAAATACCTACAAGGGGGCTTATTGGATATAGGTCGGAATTTTTAACAGATACCAAAGGAAATGGTATTATGACATCCATATTATATGGATATGAACCATATAAAGGTGAAATACCTATACGGCTTAAAGGCTCACTTGTTGCATTTGAATCAGGTATAACTACAACCTATGGTCTATATAATGCTGAGAGCAGAGGCAGACTTTTTGTAGGACCTGGCACAAAAGTATATGAAGGTATGGTAGTTGGTGAAAATGCAAGAAATGAAGATATAGATGTCAATGTCTGCAAGAAGAAGCATGTGACAAATATGCGTTCAGCAACCTCAGACGAGGCTTTAAGGCTTTCTACGGTAAGTGAATTATCACTTGAAGAGGCTTTAGAATTTATAGAAAATGATGAATTGGTGGAAGTCACCCCGAAGAATGTAAGGATAAGAAAAAAGATATTAAATTCACAGCAAAGATATAAAAGTGCAAAAAATAGATGA
- a CDS encoding lytic transglycosylase domain-containing protein, whose protein sequence is MDYINNLIISKLNEIQSRLPVSINLISKNSNISFKEVLDELYPEKSISTNDINHTLKADNNGNTAVKNKSALMEEINKYVIQASQKYGVGSNLINAVIKAESDYNPNSVSKAGAVGLMQLMPSTADFLSINNPFDIEQNIDGGVRYLKTLITKYNDLPKAIAAYNAGPAAVDKYNGIPPYNETIDYVDKILNALNIQR, encoded by the coding sequence ATGGATTATATTAATAATTTAATCATAAGCAAATTAAATGAGATACAGTCACGACTTCCTGTCTCAATAAATTTAATAAGCAAAAACAGCAATATTTCTTTTAAAGAAGTCCTTGATGAATTGTATCCGGAGAAGTCCATTAGTACAAATGATATTAATCATACGTTAAAGGCGGATAACAATGGAAATACAGCTGTAAAAAATAAATCTGCCTTAATGGAAGAAATAAATAAATATGTCATTCAAGCCTCACAAAAATATGGAGTCGGTTCTAATCTGATAAATGCCGTTATAAAAGCAGAATCAGATTATAATCCAAATTCTGTTTCTAAAGCCGGTGCTGTGGGTCTTATGCAACTTATGCCTTCTACTGCTGATTTTCTAAGTATAAATAATCCATTTGATATAGAACAAAACATTGATGGTGGTGTTAGATATTTGAAAACCCTAATAACTAAATACAATGATCTGCCAAAGGCTATTGCAGCATACAATGCCGGTCCTGCCGCTGTAGACAAATATAATGGAATTCCCCCATATAATGAGACAATTGACTATGTTGATAAAATCCTAAATGCCTTAAATATACAAAGATAA
- a CDS encoding SPOR domain-containing protein yields MMVKTKAEKKNKKNNFKIIAIIVLIPVASILIGFLLTQYFIRPYIVKMSGNLYSDKYTLELPALNFYQLKTGEYKDENDARYNLSLIAMKGMFADVTKTGDKYIVFVGNFLNEENAGDIAKRLDESGIKCSLSLIKGPLYKIDYQKGQKQDISNLKKYLYDFNCNFEALSAISYKIAIGNPEKIEINTLETNIEKSLKAIKKQNNNNNTDKIIDGLESIENNMLEDLKKLMFSIDLNDGNAYGISQKALWNAMEKYNNMVNSIRYNR; encoded by the coding sequence ATGATGGTGAAAACAAAGGCAGAGAAAAAAAATAAAAAAAACAATTTCAAGATTATTGCAATTATAGTTTTAATACCTGTTGCATCCATTTTAATAGGATTTCTTCTGACACAATATTTTATAAGACCATATATAGTCAAAATGAGCGGAAATCTTTATTCTGATAAATACACTTTAGAATTGCCTGCTTTAAACTTTTATCAGTTAAAGACGGGAGAATACAAGGATGAAAATGATGCAAGGTATAATTTGAGTCTTATTGCGATGAAGGGCATGTTTGCGGATGTTACTAAAACCGGTGATAAATACATTGTGTTTGTAGGGAATTTTTTAAATGAGGAAAATGCCGGTGATATCGCAAAAAGATTAGATGAAAGCGGAATAAAATGCAGTTTATCTCTGATTAAGGGTCCTTTATATAAAATAGACTATCAGAAGGGACAAAAGCAAGATATTTCAAATTTGAAAAAATATTTATATGATTTTAATTGTAACTTCGAGGCATTATCGGCAATATCATATAAGATAGCAATAGGAAATCCTGAAAAAATCGAAATAAACACATTGGAAACAAATATTGAAAAATCTTTGAAGGCAATTAAAAAGCAAAACAATAATAACAATACTGATAAGATAATAGACGGCTTGGAATCAATAGAAAATAATATGCTTGAGGATTTAAAAAAGCTTATGTTTTCGATTGATTTAAATGATGGAAATGCTTATGGGATATCTCAAAAAGCCTTATGGAATGCAATGGAGAAATATAACAATATGGTTAATTCTATTAGATATAACAGATAG
- a CDS encoding DUF4321 domain-containing protein: protein MKRSKGPWTLFFLLMIGLIFGGFIGDYLGNFVKQLSFQQVIGMSSPLMLNLNVIKLSFMLSFKINVGTVVGIIVALYAYYKM, encoded by the coding sequence ATGAAGAGAAGTAAAGGTCCTTGGACACTGTTTTTTTTGCTGATGATAGGGCTTATTTTTGGTGGATTCATTGGTGATTACTTGGGCAACTTTGTGAAACAGCTGTCTTTTCAACAGGTAATAGGTATGAGCAGTCCTTTGATGCTGAATTTAAATGTAATAAAACTTTCTTTTATGCTATCATTTAAAATAAATGTTGGCACTGTTGTTGGAATAATTGTAGCTTTGTATGCTTATTATAAAATGTAA
- a CDS encoding Maf family protein → MRIILASNSPRRRELLEGIGLDFEIVSSNIEEISEETEPSLLVMNLSKQKALSVAESLKDDALIIAADTAVEINGNILGKPRDKFEAYKMLKRLSGKRHSVYTGISLVSSSDLRLISDYEVTYVYIKKLNDDIIWRYINTGECFDKAGSYAIQGYGSLIVSKINGDYFNVVGLPLSKLSDMMSKNFGIELL, encoded by the coding sequence TTGAGAATTATTCTTGCGTCAAATTCCCCAAGAAGAAGAGAATTATTGGAAGGGATAGGACTTGACTTTGAAATTGTTTCAAGTAATATAGAGGAAATTTCTGAAGAAACCGAGCCATCTTTATTGGTGATGAACCTTTCAAAACAGAAGGCTTTAAGTGTTGCTGAAAGTCTTAAGGATGATGCTTTGATAATTGCAGCAGATACTGCTGTTGAAATAAATGGTAATATCCTTGGGAAGCCCAGAGATAAATTTGAGGCATATAAAATGCTTAAAAGACTAAGCGGTAAACGGCATTCTGTTTATACAGGCATATCATTGGTTAGCTCAAGTGATTTAAGATTGATATCTGATTATGAAGTAACATATGTATATATAAAAAAACTTAATGATGATATTATCTGGCGATATATAAATACAGGTGAGTGCTTTGATAAGGCCGGTTCATATGCAATTCAGGGCTACGGTTCCTTGATTGTAAGCAAGATAAATGGTGACTATTTTAATGTTGTCGGACTTCCGTTATCAAAACTGTCAGATATGATGTCAAAGAACTTTGGTATAGAACTGCTTTAA
- the radC gene encoding RadC family protein produces the protein MREDSGITIKDLPEDDRPRERLIKYGSGVLSNAELIAIIIGTGNKDESAILLSQRLIGEGRGLKYIMDTGVERLSETKGIGKAKAAKLKAALELGRRIALSGYNESIAVKKPDDIIGFMMDEMRYLKKEYFKVVMLNVKNKIIAVDTISIGSLNSSIVHPREVFKAAIERTASSLILVHNHPSGDPSPSNEDIEVSKRITQSGNILGIKVLDHIIIGDGIGISLKEKGYYNFEN, from the coding sequence TTGAGAGAGGATTCAGGTATAACCATAAAAGATTTGCCTGAAGATGATAGACCAAGAGAAAGGCTTATTAAATACGGATCTGGTGTATTGTCAAATGCTGAACTCATAGCTATAATTATAGGTACGGGCAATAAAGATGAAAGCGCAATATTATTGTCTCAAAGATTAATCGGCGAAGGCAGAGGACTAAAATATATAATGGATACCGGCGTAGAGAGACTTTCCGAAACAAAAGGTATAGGCAAGGCTAAAGCAGCAAAATTAAAGGCGGCGTTAGAGTTAGGAAGGCGGATAGCACTTTCGGGATATAATGAAAGCATAGCCGTAAAAAAACCTGATGACATTATTGGCTTTATGATGGATGAAATGCGGTATTTAAAAAAAGAATACTTTAAGGTGGTTATGTTAAATGTGAAGAATAAAATCATTGCAGTGGATACTATTTCAATAGGCAGTCTTAATTCGTCTATTGTGCATCCGAGAGAAGTGTTTAAGGCTGCAATCGAGAGAACTGCATCATCACTTATTTTGGTTCATAATCATCCAAGCGGTGATCCATCTCCAAGCAATGAAGATATAGAAGTATCAAAAAGAATTACACAAAGTGGGAATATTTTAGGAATTAAGGTTTTAGATCATATTATTATTGGTGACGGCATAGGTATTAGTTTGAAGGAAAAAGGTTATTATAATTTTGAAAATTAA
- a CDS encoding rod shape-determining protein codes for MKRFSKDIGIDLGTATTLVYVQGKGIVLREPSVVAIKNDTHTVLAVGAEAKKMVGRTPGNIVAIRPMRDGVIADFDITKMMLDHFIGKVNPRKGLFKPRVIIGIPSGVTEVEKRAVIEASLQAGAKEAHTVEEPMAAAIGAGLPVEEPTGSMVVDIGGGTTDVAIISLGGIVTSKSLRIGGDEMDEAIITYIKREYNLMIGERTAEEVKIQIGSAFPKQKEETMDIRGRDLVSGLPKTLKITSTEILEALKDPVSSIIEAIKMTLEKTPPELSADIMDRGIMLTGGGALLSGIDKLIRQETGMPVQIADQPLDCVALGTGKILEESSLFNRVLTSTSRLSRKEW; via the coding sequence ATGAAGAGATTTTCTAAGGATATAGGAATAGATTTAGGAACTGCAACAACATTGGTTTATGTACAGGGTAAGGGGATAGTATTGAGGGAGCCATCGGTAGTTGCAATAAAAAACGATACTCATACGGTTCTTGCGGTAGGTGCAGAAGCAAAGAAGATGGTTGGCAGGACACCCGGTAATATAGTTGCGATAAGACCAATGAGAGATGGAGTTATTGCTGATTTTGACATAACAAAAATGATGCTGGATCATTTCATAGGAAAGGTTAATCCAAGGAAAGGCTTATTTAAACCAAGGGTTATTATTGGTATTCCATCAGGTGTGACAGAGGTTGAAAAGAGGGCTGTTATTGAAGCTTCATTGCAAGCAGGTGCAAAAGAGGCGCATACCGTTGAAGAACCTATGGCGGCGGCAATTGGTGCAGGGCTTCCTGTTGAAGAACCTACAGGGAGTATGGTTGTAGATATAGGCGGAGGAACAACGGATGTTGCAATTATTTCCCTTGGTGGTATTGTTACAAGCAAGTCTTTGAGGATTGGCGGTGATGAGATGGATGAAGCCATCATTACTTATATTAAGAGAGAATATAATCTTATGATCGGCGAGAGAACCGCCGAAGAAGTAAAGATTCAGATTGGTTCTGCTTTTCCGAAACAAAAGGAGGAAACGATGGATATAAGGGGGAGAGATTTGGTGTCTGGACTTCCTAAAACATTGAAGATTACCTCAACAGAGATATTAGAAGCCTTAAAGGACCCTGTTTCAAGCATAATTGAGGCTATAAAAATGACTCTTGAGAAAACTCCTCCAGAGCTTTCTGCTGATATAATGGATAGAGGTATTATGCTTACAGGTGGTGGAGCATTATTAAGCGGTATAGATAAGCTTATAAGACAGGAAACAGGTATGCCTGTACAAATAGCTGACCAGCCTTTAGACTGTGTAGCCTTAGGAACAGGTAAAATTCTTGAAGAAAGTTCACTTTTCAACAGGGTTTTAACCTCAACAAGCAGATTAAGCCGAAAGGAGTGGTAG
- the mreC gene encoding rod shape-determining protein MreC, translated as MPRFFKNKQFIMVVVIAVALISAMANTYGSGRNVTIVESAVGSIFSPVQKVFYSAENYISNFFTSIKQIGTLREKNALLEKEVEKIKRENIRMQELINENNRLRDILNFKDKNTDLVIKPANIISKNPGNWFDTFNVDIGSNQGIKPKMTVLDEKGNLVGTITDVGTNWSKVLSIIDMDSSISAVDVKTRDNGVVRGDSNGNLKMIYIPNDSKISVGDIITTSDMSVYPSGLIIGKVQQVKSQEAELLKEAVIKPEADLERLEFVQIVMNMKDTGK; from the coding sequence GTGCCGAGATTTTTTAAAAACAAACAGTTTATTATGGTTGTTGTAATAGCTGTGGCACTTATTTCTGCCATGGCTAACACCTATGGAAGTGGGAGAAATGTTACAATAGTCGAGTCTGCTGTGGGCAGTATTTTTTCACCGGTGCAAAAGGTTTTTTATTCAGCAGAAAATTATATAAGCAATTTTTTTACATCTATTAAACAAATAGGGACATTAAGAGAGAAAAATGCCTTATTGGAAAAGGAAGTTGAAAAGATAAAAAGAGAAAATATACGAATGCAGGAGCTTATTAATGAAAATAACAGATTGAGGGATATTTTAAATTTTAAAGATAAAAATACGGATCTTGTTATTAAACCGGCAAATATAATAAGCAAGAATCCGGGCAACTGGTTTGATACTTTTAATGTCGATATCGGGTCAAATCAAGGAATCAAACCCAAAATGACAGTTTTAGATGAAAAAGGTAATCTTGTAGGTACGATTACCGATGTTGGAACAAACTGGTCTAAAGTTTTATCCATAATAGATATGGATAGTTCAATAAGCGCTGTTGATGTTAAGACCCGAGATAATGGTGTTGTTAGAGGAGACAGCAATGGCAATCTAAAAATGATATATATTCCAAATGATTCCAAAATAAGCGTTGGCGATATTATAACAACATCAGATATGAGTGTATATCCCAGTGGATTAATTATAGGGAAAGTACAACAGGTAAAAAGTCAGGAAGCAGAATTGCTTAAAGAAGCTGTTATAAAGCCGGAGGCTGATTTGGAAAGGTTAGAGTTTGTTCAAATTGTAATGAATATGAAAGATACAGGGAAGTAG
- the mreD gene encoding rod shape-determining protein MreD → MKILYKYLLIILAIILEATFSKFITIFGVKPDIVLILIICFALLNGSTEGIILSLFGGLLQDILYNNAIGVETLALLIVCYIAGVLSTNVFRDNTFVAFVFVLLGTLLYNLIIIFSMILMKYDINLIKGFLDIVLIQAIYNSIITIFIFRYIVKLNNYIKDTKIFFFDI, encoded by the coding sequence ATGAAAATCCTATATAAATACCTATTAATTATTTTGGCGATTATTTTAGAGGCTACATTCTCTAAATTCATAACTATTTTTGGTGTTAAGCCTGATATAGTTCTAATCTTGATAATATGTTTTGCATTGTTAAACGGCTCAACTGAAGGGATAATTCTAAGCCTTTTTGGAGGTCTTTTACAGGACATTTTATATAATAATGCAATAGGTGTTGAAACGCTTGCTCTTTTAATTGTATGTTATATTGCTGGTGTTCTAAGTACAAATGTGTTTAGAGATAATACATTTGTTGCTTTTGTTTTTGTATTATTAGGGACTCTATTGTATAATTTAATAATTATATTTTCCATGATACTGATGAAATACGATATTAATTTAATAAAAGGTTTTTTAGATATTGTCTTAATACAGGCAATTTACAATTCCATTATAACAATATTTATTTTTAGATATATTGTTAAGTTGAATAATTATATTAAAGATACAAAAATATTTTTTTTTGATATTTAA